In one window of Limnohabitans sp. MORI2 DNA:
- the tcuA gene encoding FAD-dependent tricarballylate dehydrogenase TcuA, with protein sequence MTTQARTNEPDVLVIGGGNAALCAALMAAEAGASVLLLEAAPREWRGGNSGHTRNLRCMHDAPQDVLVDAYPEEEYWQDLLKVTGGITNEKLARLVIRASSTCRDWMRKHGVHFQPPLSGALHVARTNAFFMGGGKALVNAYFRSAEKLGVQIRYNAPVDKLDIENGRFVAAYVGNERITAKTCVLAAGGFESNREWLREAWGQNERGEWPADNFLIRGTQFNQGVLLKHMLAHGADRIGDPTQAHMVAIDARAPLYDGGICTRIDCVSLGVVVNRDGQRFYDEGEDFWPKRYAIWGRLVAQQPEQIGYSIIDAKAIGRFMPPVFPGVQADTLPELAQKLGLPVDTFMHTLNDYNHACRIGTFDHTKLDDCHTEGVTPAKTHWARPIDTGPFYGYALRPGVTFTYLGLKTDETAAVRFNDVPSSNLFVAGEMMSGNVLGKGYTAGVGMSIGTAFGRIAGTQAAKAALALKEAAHANA encoded by the coding sequence ATGACAACCCAAGCACGTACAAACGAACCCGACGTTTTGGTCATTGGTGGCGGTAATGCGGCCCTATGCGCAGCCCTGATGGCAGCCGAGGCCGGTGCCTCGGTGCTGCTGCTCGAAGCCGCACCACGCGAATGGCGCGGCGGCAATTCAGGCCACACCCGCAATCTGCGATGCATGCATGATGCACCGCAAGACGTGCTGGTTGACGCCTATCCCGAAGAAGAATATTGGCAAGACTTGCTCAAAGTCACTGGCGGCATCACCAACGAAAAGCTGGCACGCTTGGTCATCCGAGCTTCATCCACTTGCCGCGATTGGATGCGTAAGCATGGCGTGCATTTCCAGCCCCCACTCTCAGGCGCTTTGCATGTGGCCCGAACCAATGCATTTTTCATGGGCGGTGGCAAAGCGTTGGTCAATGCGTATTTCCGCAGCGCAGAAAAATTGGGCGTGCAAATTCGCTACAACGCCCCCGTCGACAAACTCGACATTGAGAACGGACGTTTTGTGGCCGCGTATGTGGGCAACGAGCGCATCACCGCGAAAACCTGCGTTTTGGCCGCTGGTGGTTTTGAGTCCAACCGCGAATGGCTGCGCGAGGCATGGGGACAAAACGAGCGCGGCGAATGGCCTGCCGACAACTTCCTGATTCGAGGCACGCAATTCAACCAAGGCGTGCTGCTCAAGCACATGTTGGCGCACGGCGCTGACCGAATTGGAGACCCCACCCAAGCCCATATGGTGGCGATTGATGCACGCGCACCGCTGTACGACGGTGGTATTTGTACGCGCATTGACTGTGTGTCACTTGGCGTGGTGGTCAACCGCGATGGTCAACGCTTCTACGACGAAGGTGAAGATTTTTGGCCCAAGCGTTACGCCATTTGGGGACGTTTGGTCGCCCAACAACCGGAGCAAATTGGCTACTCCATCATTGATGCCAAGGCCATTGGTCGCTTCATGCCGCCCGTCTTCCCTGGCGTGCAGGCCGACACGTTACCAGAGCTTGCACAAAAACTTGGCTTGCCCGTGGACACGTTCATGCACACCCTCAACGACTACAACCATGCCTGCCGCATCGGCACGTTTGATCACACCAAATTGGACGATTGCCATACCGAAGGCGTGACGCCTGCTAAAACGCATTGGGCTCGCCCCATCGACACAGGGCCTTTCTATGGCTATGCACTGCGCCCAGGCGTGACCTTCACGTACCTTGGATTGAAAACAGACGAGACTGCTGCAGTTCGCTTCAACGATGTGCCAAGCAGCAATCTGTTTGTCGCGGGCGAAATGATGTCTGGCAACGTACTAGGCAAGGGCTATACCGCCGGTGTGGGCATGTCAATTGGCACGGCCTTTGGTCGCATTGCAGGCACACAAGCCGCTAAAGCGGCTTTGGCTTTGAAGGAGGCAGCACATGCAAACGCTTGA
- a CDS encoding LysR family transcriptional regulator: MKIDFDGIQAFVVTAELGGFNKAAEQLHITQTALTRRVQKLEAYLGLKLLDRTTRRVEMTAVGRDFLPQARAIVNEMTTAVGRLKDMSQHAKGNFTLACVPSMAAHMLPQLIRQYADVCPGNRIRLLDAASYEVRQAVLNHQAEIGIAVNGETHPDLVETPLFDDPLVFICRDTHPLHGRDSVTWADMREADLIVVSNFMATRVFMDYQLAKHGIRLSGNYEVQHHATAINLVAAGVGCAILPSSTLLEGDRAHVRKITLTGPVVKRKVALLRHKNTSLSPAAQAFYELIQKAHLKPKTSKTQLMRKTK; encoded by the coding sequence GTGAAAATAGATTTTGATGGCATCCAAGCGTTCGTGGTCACAGCCGAGCTCGGCGGCTTCAACAAAGCCGCAGAACAGCTGCACATCACGCAAACTGCACTGACACGCCGCGTGCAAAAACTTGAAGCCTATTTAGGCCTGAAACTGCTCGACCGCACCACGCGGCGAGTTGAAATGACGGCGGTTGGCCGAGACTTTTTGCCCCAAGCACGCGCCATCGTGAATGAGATGACAACCGCCGTCGGACGTCTCAAAGACATGTCTCAACACGCCAAAGGCAACTTCACCCTTGCCTGTGTGCCCAGCATGGCAGCGCACATGCTGCCTCAGCTGATTCGCCAATATGCCGATGTGTGCCCTGGCAACCGCATCCGCTTGTTAGATGCCGCCTCTTATGAAGTGCGTCAAGCTGTACTCAACCACCAAGCTGAAATCGGGATTGCGGTCAATGGTGAAACCCACCCTGATTTAGTTGAAACCCCGCTATTCGACGACCCCTTGGTGTTCATCTGCCGTGACACCCACCCACTCCATGGCAGAGACTCGGTCACATGGGCGGATATGCGTGAAGCAGACTTGATCGTGGTGAGCAACTTCATGGCTACACGGGTCTTCATGGACTACCAGTTGGCCAAGCACGGCATTCGACTGAGCGGCAACTATGAAGTTCAGCATCACGCAACAGCCATCAACTTGGTTGCGGCGGGCGTAGGCTGTGCCATCCTGCCCTCATCCACTTTACTGGAAGGCGACCGTGCGCACGTACGCAAGATCACCTTAACCGGCCCAGTGGTCAAACGGAAAGTGGCTTTGCTGAGGCACAAAAACACCAGCCTCTCGCCAGCTGCCCAGGCTTTTTATGAGTTGATTCAAAAAGCGCACCTCAAGCCCAAAACATCGAAAACTCAATTAATGCGCAAAACGAAATAA
- a CDS encoding VCBS repeat-containing protein, which yields MNYKLLSLLWLCALALIGCGGGGGGSTSSSPSASQNVDSWPIYAALASATSSYANKNDTRLLRSQIDDVKSLPGISSFDANELATSPVSLTFGDFFQDGQLSAFVVVKRSGGQAGKVYFLRWKDDSKWVDDTARILSNRAACVNNQYAITSDFNNDGKPDVFLSCGGTVEEEQLVFLSSSNGAYTRVGTGLILKGNRASAGKIDGDNYPDLVLSNKDGTTHLESLMVFRGTGGSVAPFEDKTSAWLTNCLVNQGQYSPPTMPVRVEQVFLIPTLNNRLDLVVSGELSSGVKSQMWMKNQSTPPFFTNCTSGTSNLFPTVSFSGDTAIMMDLFYVSSTDSFYGYMQTAAGNAAGMKKFPVNSHTSLNLGNGTLATPGSNPAGGFPGMFRLNGSNQFIAYDAGCSGTASGTRCGLVFSAN from the coding sequence ATGAATTACAAGCTGTTATCACTGCTATGGTTGTGTGCTCTCGCTCTCATTGGGTGCGGAGGGGGAGGGGGCGGATCTACGTCATCTTCGCCGTCAGCGAGCCAAAATGTTGATTCATGGCCAATTTATGCCGCGCTGGCAAGTGCGACCAGCTCGTATGCCAATAAAAACGATACCCGTTTGCTGCGCTCCCAAATTGACGATGTGAAGTCTTTGCCTGGAATTAGTAGCTTTGATGCGAATGAACTCGCTACTAGTCCTGTTTCTTTGACGTTTGGCGATTTTTTTCAAGATGGGCAACTGTCTGCTTTTGTGGTCGTGAAACGCAGTGGCGGGCAGGCGGGTAAGGTTTATTTCTTGCGATGGAAAGATGATTCGAAATGGGTCGATGACACAGCCCGCATTCTTTCAAATCGCGCGGCCTGTGTGAACAATCAATATGCGATTACCTCAGACTTCAACAACGACGGAAAACCTGATGTGTTTTTGTCATGTGGGGGTACCGTTGAAGAGGAGCAGTTGGTGTTTTTAAGCTCAAGCAACGGCGCTTACACACGTGTTGGGACGGGCCTGATTTTGAAAGGCAATCGTGCATCGGCTGGAAAAATTGACGGAGATAACTATCCTGATTTGGTGCTTTCCAATAAGGACGGTACAACGCATCTTGAGTCGCTGATGGTGTTCAGAGGCACAGGCGGATCAGTGGCCCCTTTTGAAGATAAAACGTCTGCATGGCTGACCAATTGCCTTGTGAACCAAGGTCAATATTCGCCCCCTACGATGCCCGTACGTGTGGAGCAAGTATTTCTCATCCCAACGCTAAACAATCGTCTTGATCTGGTGGTGAGTGGCGAGTTGAGCTCAGGCGTAAAGAGTCAGATGTGGATGAAAAATCAATCCACGCCGCCATTTTTTACCAATTGCACATCGGGGACTTCGAATCTATTTCCTACCGTGTCATTCAGCGGTGATACGGCGATCATGATGGATTTGTTTTATGTTTCTAGCACTGATAGTTTTTATGGGTATATGCAAACGGCAGCAGGGAATGCCGCGGGCATGAAAAAGTTTCCTGTCAACAGCCACACATCACTGAACCTCGGCAATGGCACGTTGGCCACGCCGGGTTCTAATCCAGCTGGTGGATTCCCTGGCATGTTTCGTTTGAACGGCTCTAATCAGTTCATCGCTTACGACGCGGGATGCTCTGGTACGGCTTCGGGTACGCGATGCGGATTGGTATTTAGCGCCAATTGA
- a CDS encoding glutathione binding-like protein: MIDVYSWATPNGHKVHIMLEECGLKLGRDWVAHPVNIGQGDQFKPEFLKISPNNKIPALVDPHGPDGKPISVFESGAILLYLASKTGKFLPKSDRAKFEVLQWLMFQMGGVGPMLGQAHHFRIYAPEKIDYAYNRYTNEAKRLYGVMDKRLQTSKFIGGNSYSIADIAIFPWLRSWQNQGIDWADYPHLKAWFDLIAARPAVQRGVQVLADLRKPLQDDKAKEVLFGKTQYASK, translated from the coding sequence ATGATTGACGTTTACTCATGGGCCACGCCCAACGGACACAAAGTCCACATCATGCTTGAAGAGTGTGGCTTGAAACTGGGCCGCGATTGGGTAGCACACCCTGTCAACATTGGCCAAGGTGATCAGTTCAAGCCTGAATTCTTGAAGATCAGCCCCAACAACAAAATTCCAGCCTTGGTTGATCCCCATGGACCTGATGGCAAACCTATCAGCGTCTTTGAATCGGGTGCGATTTTGTTGTACCTCGCCTCGAAGACAGGCAAGTTTTTACCCAAGAGCGACCGCGCCAAGTTTGAAGTGTTGCAGTGGCTGATGTTTCAAATGGGGGGCGTGGGGCCAATGCTCGGGCAAGCCCACCACTTTCGCATCTATGCGCCTGAGAAGATTGACTACGCCTACAACCGCTACACCAACGAAGCCAAGCGCTTGTATGGCGTGATGGACAAGCGTTTACAGACCAGCAAGTTCATTGGCGGCAACAGCTACAGCATTGCTGACATCGCCATCTTTCCGTGGCTACGCAGCTGGCAAAACCAGGGCATTGACTGGGCTGACTACCCTCACCTCAAAGCTTGGTTTGATTTGATTGCTGCACGCCCGGCTGTCCAACGTGGTGTGCAGGTGTTGGCTGATTTGCGCAAGCCCTTGCAGGATGACAAAGCCAAAGAGGTTTTGTTTGGGAAAACTCAGTACGCGTCCAAATGA
- a CDS encoding acyl-CoA dehydrogenase family protein → MNFDYSDKVKDLQARLLAFMDAHIYPNEQRFFEEIAANRAKGNAWVPTQLVEELKPLAQKAGLWNLFLPHSPRAPTGLSNLEYAPLCEIMGRVPFAAEVFNSSAPDTGNMETLERYASEALKDQWLEPLLRGEIRSAFLMTEPAVASSDATNIQCSIVRDGNDYVINGTKWWSSGAGDPRCAVYIVMGKTDPTAPKHAQQSMVVVPANTPGVKVIRPLSVFGYDDAPHGHMEVSLTNVRVPVENLLLGEGRGFEIAQGRLGPGRIHHCMRTIGSAERALELMCKRLNSRVAFGKPLSAQGVWHERIAESRIMIEQARLLTLKAAYMMDTVGNKEARSEIAMIKVIAPNMASQVIDWAMQAHGAAGVSDDFPLAYAYATQRWLRLADGPDEVHRQSIAKLELARHIASAPQDIDMPITRGS, encoded by the coding sequence ATGAACTTCGATTACAGCGACAAAGTCAAAGACCTACAAGCTCGGTTACTGGCTTTTATGGATGCGCACATCTACCCGAATGAACAACGCTTCTTCGAAGAAATTGCCGCCAACCGAGCCAAGGGCAATGCTTGGGTACCCACCCAACTGGTGGAAGAGCTTAAACCACTCGCGCAAAAAGCGGGCTTGTGGAATTTGTTTTTGCCCCACAGCCCGCGCGCCCCAACAGGTCTGAGCAACTTGGAGTACGCCCCTTTGTGCGAAATCATGGGTCGCGTCCCTTTTGCAGCTGAAGTGTTCAACTCTTCTGCCCCCGACACGGGCAATATGGAAACATTGGAACGCTACGCCAGTGAAGCTCTCAAAGACCAATGGCTAGAGCCCTTGCTGCGCGGCGAGATCCGCTCAGCGTTTTTGATGACGGAGCCAGCCGTTGCATCGTCTGACGCCACCAACATCCAATGCAGCATCGTGCGCGATGGCAATGACTACGTCATCAATGGAACCAAGTGGTGGAGCTCAGGCGCAGGTGACCCACGCTGTGCGGTGTACATCGTGATGGGTAAGACAGACCCCACTGCGCCGAAGCACGCTCAGCAAAGCATGGTCGTCGTGCCTGCCAACACCCCTGGCGTGAAAGTCATTCGCCCCTTGAGCGTCTTTGGCTACGACGATGCACCGCACGGGCACATGGAGGTGAGTCTCACGAATGTGCGCGTGCCCGTTGAAAACCTATTGCTGGGTGAAGGCCGTGGCTTTGAAATTGCACAAGGTCGTTTGGGCCCTGGACGTATTCACCATTGCATGCGAACCATTGGCTCAGCCGAACGCGCGCTGGAATTGATGTGCAAACGCCTCAACAGCCGTGTGGCATTTGGCAAGCCTTTGTCGGCCCAAGGCGTATGGCACGAACGCATTGCCGAGTCGCGCATCATGATTGAGCAAGCGCGCTTGCTCACACTCAAAGCGGCCTACATGATGGACACCGTGGGTAACAAAGAAGCACGCTCTGAAATTGCCATGATCAAGGTGATTGCCCCTAACATGGCCAGCCAAGTAATTGACTGGGCCATGCAGGCTCATGGCGCAGCAGGTGTGTCGGATGACTTCCCATTGGCTTATGCCTACGCCACCCAGCGTTGGCTGCGCTTGGCCGATGGCCCTGATGAAGTGCACCGTCAGTCCATCGCCAAACTCGAGCTCGCGCGGCACATCGCCAGCGCACCACAAGACATTGACATGCCGATCACGCGCGGCAGCTAA
- a CDS encoding phosphotransferase: MSRDDTTSAQPMPSAHSVNTAALNAWLSANLTGFEGPISLEMFKGGQSNPTYKLVTPRKNYVMRTKPGPVAKLLPSAHAIEREFKVMQGLYGTDVPVPQMHVLCEDESIIGRAFYVMEHIEGRVLWDQTLPGQSNAERASIYDEMNRVIAALHTVKFAERGLETYGRPGNYFERQIGRWSKQYIASITQPIDAMDKLMAWLPAHMPASAKDESKVSIVHGDYRLDNLMFHPTEPRVVALLDWELSTLGHPLADFSYLCMGWHIPPGTFRGIGGVDIAALGIPSEDENIRRYCDRTGLATPADLKSDWNFYLAYNMFRIAAILQGIAKRVEAGTASSDQAKANGAGARPMAELAWKFAQRA; this comes from the coding sequence ATGAGCCGGGACGACACAACCAGCGCCCAGCCCATGCCCAGCGCACACAGCGTCAACACAGCTGCGCTGAACGCGTGGCTCAGCGCCAACCTCACGGGTTTTGAAGGCCCCATCTCGCTGGAGATGTTCAAGGGCGGGCAATCCAACCCCACCTACAAACTCGTCACGCCGCGCAAAAACTACGTGATGCGCACCAAGCCTGGCCCAGTGGCCAAGCTACTGCCTTCAGCCCACGCTATTGAACGCGAGTTCAAGGTAATGCAGGGCTTGTACGGCACCGACGTGCCTGTACCTCAAATGCATGTGCTGTGCGAAGACGAATCGATCATCGGACGCGCGTTTTATGTGATGGAACACATCGAAGGCCGTGTCCTGTGGGACCAAACCCTACCGGGCCAATCAAACGCCGAGCGGGCTTCCATTTACGATGAGATGAACCGTGTGATTGCCGCCTTGCACACGGTCAAATTTGCAGAGCGTGGTCTTGAAACCTATGGCCGCCCCGGTAATTACTTCGAGCGCCAAATTGGTCGCTGGAGTAAGCAATACATCGCATCCATCACGCAACCGATCGATGCCATGGACAAGCTCATGGCATGGCTACCCGCCCATATGCCCGCCAGTGCCAAAGACGAGAGCAAGGTGAGCATCGTGCACGGCGACTATCGCCTTGATAACTTGATGTTCCACCCCACCGAGCCACGCGTGGTGGCATTGCTGGATTGGGAGCTGTCTACGCTAGGACACCCACTCGCCGACTTCAGCTACTTATGCATGGGATGGCACATTCCACCTGGCACTTTCAGAGGCATTGGTGGCGTCGACATCGCGGCCTTGGGCATTCCCAGCGAAGACGAGAACATTCGCCGTTATTGCGACCGCACTGGGTTAGCCACACCTGCCGACTTGAAATCTGATTGGAATTTTTACCTCGCGTACAACATGTTCCGCATTGCAGCCATCTTGCAAGGCATTGCCAAACGTGTGGAAGCCGGCACAGCCTCAAGCGATCAAGCCAAAGCCAACGGTGCAGGTGCACGCCCCATGGCAGAGCTGGCATGGAAGTTTGCACAACGCGCCTAA
- a CDS encoding Crp/Fnr family transcriptional regulator, with protein MDDPILNIEEREAINAGRWFSSLSPSLRHDILRCAYVKRCKDGDLIAARGDSADEWMACAKGAVRVSSTSLSGKQITFTYVEPGIWFGDVAILDGDRRTHDVYAHGDTSILCVAKADFQKILAQHVEFYDAMLRLQARRIRQLFGLVEDLNTLPLRSRLAKQLLHLARSYGVPCLTNGQEIRIGLQLAQEELAQLLGASRQRVNQELKAMEREDAIRIEPGGLVIRNRDALLHISEADH; from the coding sequence ATGGACGATCCTATTCTTAACATCGAAGAACGCGAGGCCATCAACGCAGGACGTTGGTTCTCATCTCTTTCACCTTCACTCAGGCACGACATTCTTCGATGCGCTTACGTCAAACGATGCAAAGACGGCGACTTGATTGCAGCTCGCGGCGACTCAGCCGACGAGTGGATGGCGTGCGCCAAGGGCGCCGTACGCGTGAGCTCGACCTCGCTGTCGGGCAAGCAAATCACATTCACCTATGTGGAGCCCGGCATTTGGTTTGGCGACGTGGCGATCTTGGACGGAGACCGACGCACACACGATGTGTACGCGCATGGCGACACATCTATTCTTTGTGTGGCCAAAGCGGACTTTCAAAAAATTCTCGCCCAGCATGTGGAGTTTTACGACGCCATGCTGCGCCTGCAAGCGCGTCGCATTCGTCAGCTGTTTGGTCTTGTGGAAGACCTCAATACCCTGCCACTGCGCTCGCGTTTGGCCAAGCAACTCTTGCACTTGGCGCGAAGCTATGGCGTGCCTTGCCTCACAAATGGCCAAGAAATTCGCATTGGGTTGCAACTCGCTCAAGAAGAACTGGCGCAGCTCTTGGGTGCCTCACGCCAACGCGTGAATCAAGAGCTCAAAGCCATGGAGCGCGAGGATGCCATTCGCATCGAACCAGGCGGCTTGGTGATTCGCAACCGCGACGCTTTGCTACACATCAGCGAAGCCGACCACTGA
- a CDS encoding enoyl-CoA hydratase yields the protein MSAELKSTNQGQTLILTLSDPALRNAMGPAMYAAGIEALNVAETNPDIRSVVITGEGAHFCAGSDVQRLKANREQPAEVQAQIIESLHSWMEAVRTFPKPIIAAVEGAAVGSGFSLALMCDLVVAAQNSVFATAYSNLALSPDAGASWHLTKMLPRQLATELLLLGDRISAQRLHELGVVNRVVDSGHALSEALALAERINARAPNVMNSIKELVNDASMNSLTAQLAQERNQFVKNLHHPNAGIGIQAFLNQETPNYK from the coding sequence ATGAGCGCGGAACTCAAAAGCACCAACCAAGGTCAAACCCTCATCTTGACCTTGTCAGACCCTGCGCTGCGCAACGCCATGGGCCCAGCCATGTACGCCGCTGGCATTGAAGCGCTCAATGTGGCCGAGACCAACCCTGACATTCGCAGTGTGGTCATCACCGGCGAAGGCGCACACTTTTGCGCCGGCAGCGATGTACAGCGCCTCAAAGCCAACCGTGAACAACCCGCCGAGGTTCAAGCGCAAATCATTGAAAGCTTGCACAGCTGGATGGAGGCCGTTCGCACCTTTCCTAAGCCCATCATCGCTGCGGTTGAAGGTGCGGCGGTCGGTTCTGGCTTTTCACTCGCGCTGATGTGCGACTTGGTGGTGGCTGCGCAAAACAGCGTGTTTGCCACGGCGTACAGCAACTTGGCCTTGTCACCCGATGCAGGTGCGAGTTGGCATCTGACAAAGATGCTGCCGCGACAGTTGGCAACTGAGTTGCTGCTCTTGGGTGATCGCATCAGCGCGCAACGCTTGCATGAGCTTGGCGTGGTCAACCGTGTGGTCGATTCGGGGCATGCATTGTCTGAAGCCTTGGCCTTGGCTGAACGCATCAATGCACGCGCCCCCAATGTGATGAACAGCATCAAAGAACTGGTGAACGATGCCAGCATGAACAGCCTCACCGCCCAATTGGCGCAAGAGCGCAATCAGTTTGTAAAAAACTTGCATCACCCCAACGCAGGCATTGGCATACAAGCCTTTCTCAACCAAGAAACACCCAACTACAAATAA
- a CDS encoding glutathione S-transferase, producing the protein MTLKLCGFAVSNYYNKLKIQLLEKAVPFEEELVWVMPASPETLLRSPMGKVPFLETPQGCISESAVCAEYIEQAYPHHPLLPADPFKAAKVREIITYIDLHVELVARELYPEAFFGGKVDDAVKTRVRKQLTKGVAGLTKLLKFSPYVAGDTFTLADCSAIVSLPLASLASKSVLGEDLLAHLPIKAYSQQMAERASVQKVNEDKKACMALMAERMANKGR; encoded by the coding sequence ATGACCCTCAAGCTTTGCGGTTTCGCTGTCAGCAACTACTACAACAAGCTCAAAATTCAGCTGCTTGAAAAAGCCGTGCCGTTTGAGGAAGAACTCGTCTGGGTCATGCCAGCTTCGCCCGAGACCTTGCTGCGCTCGCCCATGGGCAAGGTGCCTTTTTTAGAAACACCACAGGGCTGTATCAGCGAATCTGCGGTATGCGCTGAATACATTGAGCAGGCTTACCCACATCACCCCTTGTTGCCTGCAGATCCGTTCAAGGCGGCCAAAGTGCGTGAAATCATCACCTACATTGATTTGCATGTGGAGCTCGTGGCCCGAGAACTTTACCCAGAAGCTTTCTTTGGCGGCAAGGTTGATGATGCGGTCAAGACGCGTGTGCGCAAGCAACTCACCAAAGGTGTGGCGGGTTTGACCAAACTGCTGAAGTTCTCACCCTATGTGGCAGGAGACACCTTCACGCTGGCTGATTGCTCGGCCATCGTGAGCTTGCCCTTGGCTTCTCTTGCTTCCAAGTCCGTGCTTGGTGAAGATTTGTTAGCGCATTTGCCGATCAAAGCATATAGCCAGCAAATGGCCGAGCGTGCCTCGGTGCAAAAAGTCAACGAAGACAAAAAGGCTTGCATGGCCTTGATGGCCGAGCGCATGGCCAACAAGGGGCGCTAG